The Gadus macrocephalus chromosome 13, ASM3116895v1 genome includes a window with the following:
- the wnk2 gene encoding serine/threonine-protein kinase WNK2 isoform X9 gives MESADDSDAPLGSTFSSVPNLESDENANAIGHIYENGAADYNVNLQNEAMRGSSDPTAYPAADYRGMVRQRFIRRSLWFSETEDPQPEQTESLHSSPVLSFQLRTIVDRTRSNRTVVETLRATQEDRAETEVLAVDALVKLSLSATDSVNTDEDNVSNGDNKGDVPSDVTAGSDENEEEAGMKAVSTSPGGRFLKFDIELGRGSFKTVYKGLDTDTWVEVAWCELQERKLSKVERQRFKEEAEMLKALQHPNIVRFYDFWESPVKGKKCIVLVTELMTSGTLKTYLKRFKVMKPKVLRSWCRQILKGLHFLHTRTPPIIHRDLKCDNIFITGPTGSVKIGDLGLATLKRASFAKSVIGTPEFMAPEMYEEHYDEAVDVYAFGMCMLEMATSEYPYSECQNAAQIYRKVTSGVKPASYCKVSDPEIKEIIGECICHRWEERYSIKDLLNHAFFAEDTGVRVELAEEDDGKKSAIALKLWVEDPKKLKGKYKDTGVIEFSYDLETEVPDGVAQEMVESGFFLESDAKIVAKSIRDRVALIKWRRERTVAPGEGEPPAKKRQAADVLRVPGAAPVRPGGGGVAGAADCDQEEEPPVAVCYVVPDAPSMTSDSAVSSAVQPDDSQQRAAAYPSLPEPAVQTLYSPPSLPDHMPQEALPTPTAQPPHDSYAQASTQQQQQQQQQQQQQQQQQQQAAYQQDTQPLQVAYQPSALLGAPGPYQSPTQLHSSESYKCQGDPLHNESTPCLTRGCASLVFRCRTMSLPMQHPPHRDPCPRRGRGHAASVEAQTDTLHASRLSSEAICESPGSTSPPSHTHPPHPRCHHHRHRRPGCRYDSATLPEGDAAPCLRPSRCPSGWRLSSQRRSESPDRCEARVSLLQKDESEDEGHLVHQRSGCLCRNPATDSSASPTSTTTTSGRLRGSLAGSPDHSPLRGASGSWIELSHAGVNGDGGLGLLHQCLQNIVRRGRTCSMSPLETGAAHLSARSREADASPSRQAERYDTGQAWETGQLSPRGSQGRAGPTTAVCAPAAASVYQSRPAAQSYLPADATAQPPHAALPSHEQYHVQTTGIPPQSSAAQAIPHLSPPDTTTSFSRPFSNAHPTLPPLLLNPQFPSPYPNTPPLGYEPPSGPPTPLSSAYMPPGTPHYPPRAPPPSLPLILNAALPDTPALGTPLTPVSVSGWVPPPPRLPAPTPPPSGPPGGDHGYPSISQPNFCPFHLTHTLPLSQVQPALYPAPNPEQEWAEPPVKVQAGPTQEGRGHVHGLAQNQPPALALETSAWGGGLQAEAAAAAAAGLDLSAVSSLNLPAPAPSQPSSAQGASQAPALAQAPGPGQGTALPHHHAPPPASGPVQGLASVPSAASALPLTHPQTNAGRPVLPTLTTTQSPSAYCAAGQPSSLAPGLISVAAGPGEQPVPVQLAVEQAVPAPGPRPALQSAGMQTTPQAPDAALVATQQHLDSAPASAAQQTEPAAEEVLPEKPILLPNYAYESTHSDVASGKETSDGCEGLAAGVRTDGKHRKHHRKSSRTRSRQEKISKPKLSMLNVVNKGDKMVECQLETHNHKMVTFKFDLDGDAPEEIATYMVENGFILHVEKEIFIDQLKDIVDKAEDMLNEDGVEGETVSTLVGSPQLGQIEGLMSENQPPGVSQPVYQQNVLHTGKRWFIICPVEETPTSSQETPSEATTTPGSSAATQPADGGPPGPPTTRDEGGHRHGSSSTMSGGSGGFIYDGYAFCSPPIMSNTDPLLLAALSPPISAPPSLQSEEPHMQLPQPPGGLASLGPLDETQAPPPPPPPPPPAPGSPGQHAAQQMTEMACTASMVDEVPCCPLVMPLSLDVRASEPPPAPQEAAMPPPSYASCSSTKVERSAAPPPPPPAQQQQQQQLPVVLHQPFSSVAGAKGSSLPQSPGPTQLPAGPGESDGEGRLGRGGGGGGGFVDSTIKTLDEKLRNLLYQEYAPMYPSGTAAETPGSGTEYVQSPPGPDSAAGTPGPMGEGRYRAGEQLPQIPERMDSLSTLSDSAVCAPLSRRHVPHSASCCGTRGRFKQQMIPVAPEVVPRQDVKLRSWSTATSPPHPSGAELADAGGVAGAAATRIGRFSVVSTEDDLTQRTCSSRYSAPPDFYLDTPPPLAKRPAIPHSLTSAAGQQDATAHARFLSSDSGAESSPVKLAYSTPSRHARSERRGSDLMKRAVAFLRRPGRSSSVQSSDSPSRRTGHPGSAYGSSDNDSEMEESDMKRELQRLREKHLKEISELQANQRGEVELLYHRLGKNPPPGHSHTAPPTGRRRRSSKHKLKAGKLLSPLVQQFKNVTTKMSDSNKASGGEPAVSLNGSPAKLSLPTHSRTQSGTGHLPSPPSEPVQTQQPCSLKGSLSSDNIYTGLHGEMTSTQPPPGQGTTLKRLCLGKERGRSGAGPGASCHPPGQPAATSTPPPHQPVGGPAQSQVNNSNNKKASYCGNWMGISEGCLTDELQLLMDNWAQEVLVVTQRPRSNSLRLTQEHVCSAHMVHTQTLDRQVPPRTALDPARGRQQQLLQSWPMGDRRSSATLSQPGAAAAAGCRPGYPLDLSSPLCVTQWPSPLAPLPAGVFAFPGVPSPATQHPPFEAPDPKTRTL, from the exons ATGGAGTCAGCGGACGATTCGGACGCGCCGTTGGGATCCACATTTTCCTCGGTCCCAAATCTTGAATCGGACGAAAATGCAAACGCCATCGGGCATATATACGAGAATGGGGCGGCCGACTACAACGTTAACCTACAGAACGAGGCGATGCGGGGGTCCAGCGACCCCACGGCATACCCTGCCGCGGACTACCGAGGGATGGTCCGGCAGCGGTTCATTCGCCGGAGCCTGTGGTTCTCCGAGACGGAGGACCCGCAGCCCGAGCAGACGGAGAGTCTCCACAGCAGCCCGGTTCTCAGCTTCCAGCTGCGAACCATCGTGGATCGAACTAGGAGCAACAGGACGGTGGTTGAGACCCTCAGGGCCACCCAAGAGGACCGGGCTGAGACAGAGGTCTTGGCGGTGGACGCACTGGTGAAGCTCAGCCTGAGCGCCACGGACAGCGTGAACACGGACGAGGACAACGTCTCCAACGGAGACAACAAGGGAGACGTGCCGTCGGATGTCACCGCAGGGAGTGACGAGAACGAGGAGGAAGCCGGCATGAAAGCAGTGTCAACCTCACCCGGAGGGCGTTTCCTCAAGTTCGACATTGAACTTGGGAGAGGGTCTTTCAAAACGGTCTACAAGGGCCTTGACACTGACACGTGGGTCGAGGTGGCGTGGTGTGAGCTGCAG GAACGAAAGCTCTCGAAGGTGGAGAGGCAGCGGTTCAAAGAGGAGGCGGAGATGTTGAAAGCACTGCAGCATCCCAACATCGTTCGCTTTTACGACTTCTGGGAGTCCCCGGTGAAAGGGAAGAAGTGCATCGTCCTGGTGACGGAGCTCATGACCTCAGGGACACTTAAAAC GTATCTGAAGCGCTTCAAGGTGATGAAGCCCAAAGTGCTAAGGAGCTGGTGCAGACAGATCCTGAAGGGTCTCCACTTCCTGCACACCCGGACCCCCCCCATCATCCACAGGGACCTCAAGTGTGACAACATCTTCATCACGGGCCCCACGGGATCCGTCAAGATAGGGGATCTGGGCCTGGCCACCCTTAAGAGGGCCTCTTTCGCTAAGAGTGTCATCG GTACCCCAGAGTTCATGGCCCCGGAGATGTATGAGGAACACTACGACGAGGCCGTGGACGTCTACGCCTTTGGGATGTGCATGCTGGAGATGGCCACCTCCGAGTACCCCTACTCTGAGTGCCAGAACGCTGCGCAGATCTACCGCAAAGTCACCAGC GGAGTAAAACCCGCCAGCTACTGTAAAGTCAGCGACCCGGAGATCAAGGAAATAATCGGCGAATGCATTTGTCATCgatgggaggagag ATACTCCATCAAGGATCTTCTGAACCACGCCTTCTTCGCCGAGGACACCGGCGTGAGGGTGGAGCTGGCGGAGGAGGATGACGGGAAGAAGTCGGCCATCGCCCTCAAGCTGTGGGTGGAGGACCCCAAGAAGTTAAAGGGGAAGTACAAGGACACCGGCGTCATCGAGTTCAGCTACGACCTCGAGACGGAGGTCCCGGACGGGGTCGCTCAGGAGATG GTGGAGTCGGGTTTCTTCCTGGAGAGCGACGCCAAGATCGTGGCCAAGTCCATCCGGGACCGCGTGGCGTTGATCAAATGGAGACGCGAGCGGACCGTGGCGCCCGGAGAGGGCGAGCCGCCCGCCAAGAAGCGGCAGGCGGCGGACGTCCTACGGGTGCCGGGCGCGGCCCCCGTGCGgcccgggggtgggggggtggcgggggcggcggactgcgaccaggaggaggagccaccggTCGCCGTCTGCTACGTGGTGCCGGACGCGCCTTCCATGACAT CCGACAGCGCTGTGAGCTCCGCCGTGCAACCTGATGACAGTCAGCAGAGGGCCGCCGCCTACCCCTCGCTGCCGGAGCCCGCCGTCCAGACGCTGTACAGCCCCCCGTCCCTGCCTGATCACATGCCCCAAGAGGCCCTACCGACGCCTACAGCACAGCCCCCGCACGACAGCTACGCACAGGCCTccacgcagcagcagcagcagcagcagcagcagcagcagcagcagcagcagcagcagcagcaggcggccTACCAGCAGGACACCCAACCACTCCAAGTAGCCTACCAACCGTCTGCACTCCTCGGAGCCCCGGGGCCCTACCAGTCCCCAACA CAGCTGCATTCCAGTGAGTCCTATAAATGCCAGGGGGATCCGCTCCACAATGAAAGCACTCCGTGCCTAACGCGTGGATGTGCCTCGTTGGTCTTCCGATGTCGGACGATGTCTCTCCCTATGCAGCATCCTCCGCACCGCGACCCCTGTCCGAGGAGGGGTCGGGGTCACGCAGCGAGTGTAGAAGCCCAGACGGACACGCTGCACGCTAGTCGCCTCAGCTCAGAAGCTATCTGTGAATCTCCCGGTTCCACGTCGCCTCCGTCTCATACGCACCCTCCCCACCCCcgctgccaccaccaccgccaccgccgccccgGCTGCCGTTATGACTCTGCAACCCTCCCCGAGGGCGACGCTGCCCCGTGCCTGAGGCCCTCGAGGTGTCCCTCCGGGTGGCGTCTCAGCTCCCAGCGCAGGTCAGAGTCCCCCGACCGCTGCGAGGCCCGCGTGTCCCTCCTCCAGAAGGACGAGTCAGAGGACGAGGGCCATCTCGTGCACCAGCGCTCCGGGTGTCTCTGCCGAAACCCCGCCACCGACTCGTCCGCGTCGCCCACGTCAACGACAACAACCTCTGGACGTCTGCGCGGTAGCCTGGCAGGATCCCCGGACCATTCGCCCTTGCGCGGCGCGTCCGGCTCTTGGATAGAGCTCAGCCACGCGGGCGTTAACGGCGACGGAGGCCTGGGTCTCCTTCATCAGTGTCTTCAGAACATCGTGAGACGCGGCCGAACCTGTTCAATGAGCCCCCTGGAAACGGGAGCCGCGCATCTCTCCGCTCGCAGCCGTGAGGCGGACGCCAGCCCGTCCCGGCAAGCCGAGAGGTACGACACGGGTCAGGCGTGGGAGACGGGCCAGCTGTCCCCACGCGGCAGCCAGGGCAGAGCGGGTCCCACG ACGGCCGTTTGTGCTCCAGCGGCGGCGTCAGTATACCAGAGTAGACCCGCAGCACAAAGCTACCTGCCTGCGGACGCCACAGCTCAACCACCGCACGCCGCCCTGCCCAGCCACGAGCAG TATCATGTCCAAACAACTGGTATCCCTCCCCAG TCATCCGCCGCTCAGGCAATACCTCACCTCAGTCCGCCTGACACGACGACCAGTTTCTCCCGGCCCTTCTCCAACGCTCATcccactcttcctcctcttcttctgaacccacag TTTCCCTCACCATACCCTAACACTCCCCCGCTGGGCTACGAGCCCCCTTCCGGTCCCCCCACTCCTCTTTCATCTGCCTACATGCCCCCCGGCACCCCCCACTACCCacccagggccccgcccccctccctgcccctcaTCCTCAACGCCGCCCTGCCGGACACGCCAGCGCTCGGCACGCCGCTGACCCCCGTGTCTGTGTCCGGGTGGGTGCCCCCGCCTCCGCGTCTCCCCGCGCCGACGCCCCCCCCCTCGGGCCCCCCCGGGGGGGATCACGGGTACCCCTCCATCTCCCAGCCCAACTTCTGCCCCTTCCATCTCACCCAtaccctgcctctctcccagGTGCAACCCGCCCTTTACCCCGCCCCCAACCCTGAGCAGGAATGGGCAGAGCCGCCTGTCAAG GTGCAAGCGGGGCCTACCCAGGAGGGCCGGGGACATGTTCACGGCCTGGCTCAGAACCAGCCCCCGGCACTGGCCCTGGAGACCTCCGCCTGGGGAGGCGGTTTGCAGGcggaagctgctgctgctgctgcagccggtCTGGACCTATCTGCAGTGTCCTCCTTGAACCTCCCTGCCCCGGCCCCGAGCCAGCCCAGCTCCGCTCAGGGGGCATCTCAAGCCCCTGCCTTAGCGCAGGCTCCAGGGCCGGGCCAAGGTACGGCCCTGCCCCACCACCACGCCCCACCGCCCGCCTCTGGCCCGGTTCAAGGCCTTGCATCGGTGCCGTCCGCCGCCTCGGCCTTACCTCTGACCCACCCGCAGACCAACGCCGGCCGCCCCGTGTTGCCTACGTTAACTACAACCCAAAGCCCTAGCGCATATTGTGCTGCAGGCCAGCCTTCCTCCCTGGCCCCGGGTCTGATCTCCGTCGCCGCGGGTCCGGGGGAACAGCCAGTGCCTGTTCAGCTCGCTGTTGAGCAAGCTGTCCCAGCACCAGGACCTCGTCCAGCTCTTCAGTCGGCTGGCATGCAGACGACTCCCCAGGCTCCTGATGCGGCCCTGGTTGCAACTCAGCAACATTTAGACTCTGCACCAGCGTCTGCAGCGCAACAAACAGAGCCGGCTGCGGAG GAAGTGCTTCCAGAGAAGCCAATACTTTTACCCAATTATGCTTATGAAAG CACCCACTCCGACGTGGCGTCGGGCAAGGAGACCAGCGACGGCTGTGAGGGTCTGGCCGCCGGCGTGCGGACGGACGGAAAACACCGGAAGCACCACCGCAAGTCTTCCCGCACACGCTCCCGCCAGGAGAAGATCAGCAAACCCAAGCTCAGCATGCTGAAC GTGGTGAACAAGGGGGACAAAATGGTGGAGTGCCAGCTGGAAACGCACAACCACAAAATGGTGACGTTCAAGTTCGATCTGGACGGCGACGCTCCAGAGGAAATCGCCACATATATG GTAGAAAATGGCTTCATCTTACACGTAGAGAAGGAGATCTTCATTGACCAGCTGAAGGACATCGTGGACAAGGCTGAGGACATGCTGAATGAGGACGGTGTGGAAGGAGAAACCGTCTCCACATTGGTCGGAAGTCCCCAACTAGGCCAGATTGAAGGGCTAATGagtgag AATCAGCCTCCCGGGGTGTCACAGCCGGTCTATCAGCAGAATG TTCTCCATACAGGAAAACGCTGGTTTATAATCTGCCCCGTGGAGGAGACCCCCACATCCAGCCAGGAGACCCCCTCCGaggccaccaccacccccgggAGCTCAGCCGCCACCCAGCCGGCCGAtgggggccccccggggccccccaccaccagag ACGAGGGTGGCCATCGCCacggctcctcctccaccatgtcCGGGGGCAGCGGGGGCTTCATCTACGACGGCTACGCCTTCTGCAGCCCCCCCATCATGTCCAACACGGACCCCCTCCTGCTGGCCGCCCTGTCTCCTCCCATCTCGGCGCCGCCCTCGCTCCAGTCGGAGGAGCCTCACATGcagctcccccagccccccgggGGTCTGGCCTCCCTGGGCCCCCTGGACGAgacccaggccccccccccgccgccgccgccgccgccgccggcccccgGGTCCCCGGGGCAGCACGCCGCCCAGCAGATGACGGAGATGGCGTGCACGGCCTCCATGGTGGACGAGGTGCCCTGCTGCCCGCTGGTCATGCCCCTGTCCCTGGACGTGAGGGCGTCGGAGCCCCCGCCGGCCCCGCAGGAGGCcgccatgccccccccctcctacgcctcctgctcctccaccaagGTGGAGCGCtctgctgcacctcctccacctcctcctgctcagcagcagcagcagcagcagctgcccgTGGTGCTCCACCAGCCCTTCTCCAGCGTGGCGGGGGCCAaaggctcctccctcccccagagcCCGGGGCCGACCCAGCTGCCGGCGGGGCCCGGCGAGTCGGACGGGGAGGGGCGGTTGGGccgcggaggcggcggcggcggcggcttcgTGGACAGCACCATCAAGACGCTGGACGAGAAGCTGAGGAACCTGCTGTACCAGGAGTACGCACCCATGTACCCGTCGGGGACCGCCGCCGAGACCCCCGGCTCGGGGACGGAGTACGTCCAGTCGCCCCCCGGGCCGGACAGCGCCGCCGGGACCCCGGGGCCCATGGGAGAAGGGCGGTACCGCGCCGGGGAACAGCTG cccCAGATCCCGGAGAGGATGGACAGCCTGAGCACCCTGAGTGACTCGGCAGTCTGTG ctcCCCTCTCCCGGAGACACGTCCCTCACTCCGCCTCCTGCTGCGGAACCAGAGGCCGCTTCAAG CAGCAGATGATCCCCGTGGCCCCCGAGGTGGTCCCCAGACAGGACGTCAAGCTGAGGAGCTGGAGCACGGCCACCTCCCCGCCGCACCCCAGCGGCGCGGAGCTCGCGGACGCCGGCGGCGTGGCTGGCGCCGCCGCCACCCGGATCGGCCGCTTCTCCGTGGTGAGCACGGAGGACGATCTGACGCAGAGGACCTGCAGCAGCCGCTACTCGGCCCCGCCCGACTTCTAcctggacacgccccctccccTGGCCAAGCGGCCCGCCATCCCGCACTCCCTCACCTCCGCCGCCGGGCAGCAGGACGCCACTGCGCACGCCCGCTTCCTGTCCTCGGACTCGGGCGCCGAGAGCAGCCCGGTGAAGCTGGCCTACTCCACGCCGTCCCGCCACGCGCGCTCTGAGCGCCGGGGGAGCGACCTCATGAAGAGGGCGGTGGCCTTCCTGCGGCGCCCGGGCCGCAGCAGCAGCGTGCAGAGCTCTGATTCGCCGAGCCGCCGCACGGGCCACCCGGGCTCCGCCTACGGCAGCAGCGACAACGACTCGGAGATGGAGGAGTCGGACATGAAGAGAGAACTGCAGAGGCTGCGGGAGAA ACATCTGAAGGAGATCTCTGAGCTGCAGGCCAATCAGAGGGGAGAAGTGGAACTGCTGTATCACCGCCTTGGCAAGAACCCTCCGCCCGGCCATTCACACACAGCGCCCCCCACTGGCCGCAGGAGGAGGTCCAGTAAGCACAAACTCAAAGCTGGAAAACTCCTCAGCCCCCTGGTGCAGCAGTTTAAAAACGTTACGACTAAAATGAGCGACAGTAATAAAGCCA GTGGAGGTGAACCGGCGGTGAGTTTGAACGGGTCTCCAGCcaaactctctctccccacacacaGCCGTACTCAGTCTGGCACCGGCCACCTGCCCAGCCCCCCTTCAGAGCCCGTTCAAACCCAACAGCCGTGCTCGCTCAAGGGCTCCCTGTCCTCGGATAATATTTACACCGGTCTCCATGGTGAGATGACCTCAACGCAACCTCCCCCCGGACAAG GGACAACACTCAAACGGTTGTGTCTCGGCAAGGAACGGGGCA GGTCTGGTGCAGGGCCGGGGGCTTCATGTCATCCGCCCGGCCAGCCGGCGGCCACTtcaacacccccaccccaccagccGGTGGGGGGCCCGGCCCAGTCCCAggtcaacaacagcaacaacaagaaGGCCAGCTACTGCGGGAACTGGATGGGCATCAGCGAGGGCTGTCTGACCGATGAGCTCCAGCTGCTGATGGACAACTGGGCccaggaggtgctggtggtcaCTCAGAGACCCCGCAGCAACTCCCTCAGACTCACCCAGGAGCACGTCTGCTCTGCACACATggtccacacccagactctggATAGACAG GTTCCACCGCGGACGGCCTTAGATCCCGCTCGGGgccggcagcagcagctcctccagtcCTGGCCAATGGGTGACCGGCGTTCCTCGGCCACGCTCAGCCAGCCcggtgccgccgccgccgcgggctGCCGGCCCGGCTACCCCCTCGACCTGTCCTCGCCCCTCTGTGTGACGCAGTGGCCGAGCCCCCTGGCACCCCTCCCCGCGGGGGTGTTCGCCTTCCCCGGGGTGCCCTCCCCCGCCACCCAGCACCCCCCCTTCGAGGCCCCCGACCCCAAAACGAGGACTCTGTAA